A single region of the Thermomicrobiales bacterium genome encodes:
- a CDS encoding PxKF domain-containing protein yields the protein MTVTCSGATDNAGNTASASITYAVHYDWEGFSGLVKNQPKATTWIALLPVPVMFTIDGNQGRDAITSITSRSCSNAPGVGEVSAGSLFNIGVVSLGRTDQYLFIWTTPRSWARTCRVLTVTLADGTSHEATFNFR from the coding sequence ATGACCGTCACCTGCTCCGGTGCAACGGACAACGCGGGCAATACCGCATCAGCCTCGATCACGTACGCGGTGCACTACGACTGGGAGGGCTTCAGCGGACTGGTCAAGAACCAGCCGAAGGCGACCACCTGGATCGCCCTGCTGCCGGTCCCGGTCATGTTCACCATCGACGGCAACCAGGGACGCGACGCCATCACCAGCATCACCTCCCGGAGTTGCAGCAACGCACCGGGTGTTGGTGAGGTCAGCGCCGGGTCACTGTTCAACATCGGTGTGGTCAGCCTGGGACGCACTGACCAGTACCTGTTCATCTGGACGACGCCACGCTCGTGGGCACGTACGTGCCGCGTGCTGACCGTCACGCTGGCCGACGGCACAAGCCACGAAGCGACGTTCAACTTCCGTTAG